The DNA window gtacagtgtcccaacttttttggaatcgggtttgtaaataTATCTTGATACCAATATTGAATACAAGGAAAACTAACTGAATAATAGATGACAGAACATGGAACTTAAaattcttttgttttatttattaatttaagcaGCAATACTTGCACCGGAACACTTGGCGATCTTTTTATTGGCTTTTTTTCTTAtcacatattttattaatgatcaTATTTGGTATCATTCAAAAGCTTAACATTAATGTTCATCCTATGAAAACCACTTTGAAATCGGACATTGCATTACCATGGAAACGGTACTTAAATTccttttaagaaattaaatcaaAAGTGGAAACCATtggtcaaaaacatacatttacccacaaactgaccaccaaccTCAAATTTCAGATGACATCTTTCTTTTTtggctcaactgtcacagaatgcaatgcacaggattgtgggatatcaaaggcagcgaagGACACAATTATGCTGCCTttaaaaatcgatcagatgaaggtatctcaggaggtAGGAAGTAAAGCCAACATTGGATTTggacatgccttgatgccttcctaccttgcaGTGTATCCTTACAAAAGCAGCATTTTTAaggtttcggacgcagccctaGTATCCAGACCGGAAATAAGTTTTGCAGAACCACAGCACCATATGTGACAGTGGTTTTAGGCCAGCAGTGCCAGGCCAGCAGttagtaagaaatactacagaaattatgaaatataaaaataaagcaatGCATTGTCTTCACTGTATGAATCAAATACACATTGATCTTTATTAaagatattaaattattttcttatttacgtttgttgtttgattaacattaatgacactgTAAGCCTAATGCATGGGTATAATATACCAAACAATTTGAATAAACTAATacacatgtgattttttttcccagctGCTTACCttcacttaaaggattagttctctttcaaatgaaaattagcccaagctttactcaccctcaagccatatagatgtatacgactttcttctttccgatgaacataatcagagatattttaataaatatcctgatacatccaagctttataatggcaataAGCATTACCAGACGAGTATGAggtgaagaaagtgtctccatccacatccatccattctaaacatattccacacggctctgggAGGTTAATAAAGGAATTCTTAAGCGAAACGATGCGTGCGtgtaaaaaaatccatatttaacaagttatgaagtaaaatatctagcttccgccagatcgccttcttatgaagaaagtgtgaAACTCTAACAGTTCACAAAGTTTACGCTatatcctacgccttccctattcaacttatggaaaaagtgtaactgacggcAGTTGACACTTTCTTTGTTACTTCAtgacttgttaaatatggatttttttttttacacaaatgcatcgcttcagaaggactttattaacccccccagGCCACGTACATTACTCGTTTGGTAATGCTTATTGCCATTaaaaagctcggatgcgtcaggatatctATTgatatttctccgattgtgttcatcagaaagaagaaagtcatacacctaggatggcttgagggtgagtaaagcttgggctaattttcatttgaaagtgaactaatactttaaagCATAtgtgactgtgtttatgtgaatacttgCCAAGACTGGCATTTGACATTATGTTGCGCTTTAtagctctttttttatttatttatttatttatttaatgcatccttgctggattaaagtaataatttatttcaaattgtaatgAACAAAGAGATGTTAATCAAATGGGTTATAATCTACAATTAAAGTGAGCTGAATTATATAAGGTGAAGAAGAATGCTTCATCCTAACCTCTGATCGAAGTTTCCTTCTTGGAACAGTTCTGAGGTTTGGGCATCATGGAGGAATCTATCCCAGCATTCCTTTTTAGCCTGGGTCAAGGAACGGAGCATTTCCCTTGATGTTACTTCACTTGATTGTCCCTTGATCCTCTTCAATCTATTTTCTGTAAAGAAACAACATAACATACTGAAGACAACAAATCAACAAGCCATATTTAAATAACATGATCATCAAATGTAATTTCCTGTACCTAAACTGGCAATGTAAACCTCGGAGTCAGCCATTGGTTCCCAGGGGCTGAAAGAAGCAACTCTGGGGGAGTCTGACTGTGGGTTTCCTGGAGAGGAAGGCTCAAATGAGTCTGTAAATTGTCCACCATCCTGTTCCTGAGGCTCTGGCAGACTTGAGCAGATCTCAGACCACAGGTCTCCACTAGATCGGACCGAATGGGTTTCAAAGTCGTCAATCATCACGGTTCtgataataaaaaatcagttaTAAACAGTCTGGGGAGACTCGCGTGTTATACATGAGATATCAAAATGaggtattttaaaataaaaagacagGTCTGTCTGTGAATAAATAATGCTGTTCAcatacggtaaaaaaaaaaaaaaaatcttaacgaCTGTTGACATTACTAGCTCTTTAGCAAGCCCGTATAATGAAGCTGTAGAACATTATCAGTCCTCAAACTAGAGTAGTGGTCCTTACCTTAAAGTACAATGCTTTCAGCGAAGCACAGATCTAAAATGGCATATTAAAAAGAGAAGTGAATACAAGCATTAGCATGTaaaactcataattctgattGCTTTGCCTTCACTGCTACTGAGATGCACGTAACCGGCAGGGATTATCCATCGAATTTGATTGGCCGTCACACATGTCCGTCAATAATTTCGTGAATGCTATTGGTCGAAGAGAAATGTTTGGAAACGCTATTTCCGTTTACTTCCTCAGCACGTTGACATCAGGTCGAATTTTACAAGTAAGATATTTGTTCTGTGTTGACAGTTATGTACTTAGTCTAtctaacattttaaaacaatattatgCAAACTTGTACTTGAAGCGCTACATATTGTTCTTTTTATTGCTCGCTTGTGCGATATGAAAACTACGTATAACATTTTAAAGCCCGGTTTGTTGCGTAGAGAATAATATTATGTTATTTCACTGTCTGTTTGTTGTCTGGCTTGTAACATTTAGGTCAGATCCGATTCTCACGTTTGTTGATCTGAATCAAGGACGCATGCTGGACGCATCAGTGGTCTGAGGTCTAAAGACAGGTAGATCCAGATATTAAAGCTGTTAACATGATCAAACAGTATAACAAGCATCACAAATTCAATTACTCGCATAGTTTtttaatttacacaaaaatCATGCATAACTTCATAACTGTTTCAGTGTACCCTGCTGTGGTGGAAAACAGCCTAGGTTTGCTGCTTTCCCCCCCAGCTTGGTGAGGCTGTTCTGTTGGCTGGAGGGTTTTGTAGACTTTGGAGACCAGCTTGGCAAAGTATAAGTGGTTTAAGTTGGTTATTTTTTCAGCATGGTAATAACTGAAGACTCAGGAGAGGTGTATTTCGGAGTTAATTTACAGACTGTCCGAACATGCCGGTTATTTTTGTGGAATGATcaagaaataaaaatgtcatttgttGCAGGCCGTGCTAGTTAGGCAATGCAGACTGTGCTCAGGCTGGCAGCAGTAGCGGTCCCTATGGGTTTGCTGCTCTCCAGAACCATGGCATGGATCTCTAGTGGCAAAACACATATAGAGCTCATCACTCGCTTGAGAGGTTAGTAGATAGATGGtcatataaaaacaatactTTGTTATTGTACATTATGTCAATAGACAGATTTATGAAATTTAATGGATATATATTCCCTAGTATAGATTTTAATGTGTCTTTCTGTGACAGATCATGGAGTCATCCACAGTGACAGAGTGTTTAATGCTATGCTTGCCACCGATAGAGGGATTTATTCCAGAGACCGCCCTTATGCTGACTCTCCTCAGTCCATAGGTGATTTCTTACAACACCAGGCATATTGGTTTCAATACATGAAGTAAACTGAAAAGAGTGCTGACTGCAGAGCCATTTTTTTCACTCAgacattgtttttttctctgcAAAGGATACAAGGCTACAATCAGTGCCCCTCATATGGTAGGTCGGACAAACGCGTCTAAAAGTAGATGTTACTGTCATATTTAATATgttcaaatttaaaatgttctgATGAATGATTGTTTGTCTAGCATGCACATGCTCTTGAGGTTCTCAGTGACAAGTTAATAGAAGGAGCCTCTGCCCTGGATGTGGGTTCAGGAAGTGGATATCTCACTGCATGCTTTGCCAGAATGGTGAGTGCAGTTTTGTTTCAGCATGTCATGaaagtttttaatataaaatatttttgtttatttttcccCCACATTTTTATTCTCAACAAGA is part of the Chanodichthys erythropterus isolate Z2021 chromosome 18, ASM2448905v1, whole genome shotgun sequence genome and encodes:
- the ccdc32 gene encoding coiled-coil domain-containing protein 32 yields the protein MIDDFETHSVRSSGDLWSEICSSLPEPQEQDGGQFTDSFEPSSPGNPQSDSPRVASFSPWEPMADSEVYIASLENRLKRIKGQSSEVTSREMLRSLTQAKKECWDRFLHDAQTSELFQEGNFDQSALEQFKRWMSPERVAINAEELEYLLLPTQNSEALASPTQTEKPHEEEECPSPEK